Part of the Ignavibacterium album JCM 16511 genome, ATTGCTGTTTGTCTGGTTACACCTGCAAGATCTGAAAGCGGAGCCATAATAGGCATTGTTAATGCTGCTTGTCCGCTGCCTGAATGAACGAAGAAATTAATTATTGCCTGCACTATAAACATTTTTTGTGAAGCAAAAATCGGTGAAGAAGATTCAATGTACGGAGATAATCCATAAAGAATTGTATCAATAATGTTTGCATCTCTCGACAAAACAAGCGTTGCTCTTGCCAAAGCAATAATTAATGCAGTTCCGACAAGATCTTTTGCACCATCTACAAACGCTTTTATTAAATCATCGCTTTTTAATCCACCAATAATTCCAACTACAATTCCCATTATGAAAAACATTCCTGCTATTTCTTCTATGTACCAATGGAATTCAACAACTCCAACAACAAGCAGTACTAAAGAAAGAACAAATGTTATGAGAACTGCTTTATGCCTGATTGAGAAATGATTGTCATTATTGTAAACAACATCAAAATGTTCGTTCTTTCTTCTTATTTCATCTTCATCATACATTGGACTGATTCGAGGATTTTTTTTCAATCTGTTTACATACCATAAAAGAAACAGTATTGCTACAAATGTTGATAGAGCCCAGCAAATCATTCTGTAACCAATTCCGGAAAAGAGAGAAACTTCTGCGATGCCCTGAGCAATGCCGACATTAAAAGGATTTAAGAATGCACTTGCAAAACCTATGTGAGCACCAATTAACGGAATTGCAACACCAACAATTGAATCATATCCCAGCGCAAGACATATCGGTACGATTATTAAAACAAAAGGAATTATCTCTTCATTCATTCCAAATGTTGCACCGCCAAGCGAAAACATAAGCAATAATACCGGAATGAAAAGATTTTGCAGCAGCTTTGATGTCTTATATGCTTTTGCAAGTTTGTTAATGAATGAATTTATTGCATCAGTTTTTGCAAGAACATTGAATGCACCACCAACGATAAGGACAAAGCCGATTATCAGTGCTGCTTCTACAAATCCTTTCAAGGGAGAAATGAATAAATCAAAAATTCCCTGCGGATGGCTATCAACATATTTGAAAGAATTTGGAACGACTACTTCTCTTCCATTAAGGATCATTCGCTCGTATTTGCCGCCTGGAATAATCCAGGTTAATGCTGCAATCAGTACCAGCAAAGAGAATATGAGCAAATAAGTGTTTGGTACTTTAAGCCGGAATTTTTTCTTTGATGCACTCATTCAATTACTTTTTTAGACTTTAAATCGAATTTATCACCACTTATCAGAAGATGCATTTTCATTCCTGTAATTCCGAGATTACCTCTTTTATCCTGTCTGATGTTCTTTGCTTCAGTCGGATCATAAACCAAAACCTGATTATTGCCCAACACCTCAAATGTCTCATCAGGATTAACTATAATCGCTGTTGATTCATCAATCGCAATTCCAAGCAAATCGGGATGCTCGCACATTAATGTAATCAAACGATTATGTCTTTTCCTTTTAAGAAAATGCTGATCGATGATTGCATTTTTTATGAAGCCAAATCCTTTGCTCGTTTCGATGTTTCCCTTTTGAATTGAGATGAAAGCCGAAGTGGAATCCTTGTTAAGCAATTCATTACCTGTAATCATTACTTCACTCATAACAGCTGCTCCGGCACTCGAACCGCCAACCACTCCACCTTTGTTATAAATATCAAAAACTTTCTGTAAAAGTTTTGTACCAAGCATATCTCTTGTAAGATCACTTTGGTCGCCTCCCAGAAAGAAAACTGCATTTGCCCAATCCATCTTCTTTAAATTTGAATCAGCATCAGATGTTTCTTTGGTAAATAAAAGATAATCAGACTTAGCTCCAAGTTCAGAAAAT contains:
- a CDS encoding cyanophycinase, which encodes MKIRYSISIVVLFFTSFCLSQSKGHLVIVGGVQTKEIVAKFVELAGGENARIIVIPNAGSNPIYWSEVQVKEFSELGAKSDYLLFTKETSDADSNLKKMDWANAVFFLGGDQSDLTRDMLGTKLLQKVFDIYNKGGVVGGSSAGAAVMSEVMITGNELLNKDSTSAFISIQKGNIETSKGFGFIKNAIIDQHFLKRKRHNRLITLMCEHPDLLGIAIDESTAIIVNPDETFEVLGNNQVLVYDPTEAKNIRQDKRGNLGITGMKMHLLISGDKFDLKSKKVIE
- a CDS encoding YfcC family protein → MSASKKKFRLKVPNTYLLIFSLLVLIAALTWIIPGGKYERMILNGREVVVPNSFKYVDSHPQGIFDLFISPLKGFVEAALIIGFVLIVGGAFNVLAKTDAINSFINKLAKAYKTSKLLQNLFIPVLLLMFSLGGATFGMNEEIIPFVLIIVPICLALGYDSIVGVAIPLIGAHIGFASAFLNPFNVGIAQGIAEVSLFSGIGYRMICWALSTFVAILFLLWYVNRLKKNPRISPMYDEDEIRRKNEHFDVVYNNDNHFSIRHKAVLITFVLSLVLLVVGVVEFHWYIEEIAGMFFIMGIVVGIIGGLKSDDLIKAFVDGAKDLVGTALIIALARATLVLSRDANIIDTILYGLSPYIESSSPIFASQKMFIVQAIINFFVHSGSGQAALTMPIMAPLSDLAGVTRQTAILAFQFGEYTNIIIPTSAVTMGALSMARVPWDKWAKWVLPLMIVLFILGFILLIPPNLFGWH